From Chryseobacterium tructae, one genomic window encodes:
- a CDS encoding pyridoxal phosphate-dependent aminotransferase — MFTNNDINFEALKRKAYNGRWATLEDGIIPLTAADPDFRTAPEIEQGIIEYIKDGYLSYGPFSGLPEFKKSVADHFNQEKHGSFSPENVLAVNSAAQGMFLIAKYVLKPGDEAIILDPVDFLFKKSVETAGGTVKLCPVDTQTGAIDFEKMISLISPNTKLISICNPHNPLGKVYSKETLKKVSEIASAHDLWVMSDEIWSDIIYDNRDFHTYSSVSEEAKRKSFTVYGFSKSFGIAGLRIGAVLCNDQEILEDFTEKSSFNSTIEGVSTLSQIAGSVALEKAKPWYKEFLNHLQHNRDLAFQLLNGSGLVTPNLPEATFVLFPKIENGMSSEQFAQHVLQHGKVAIVPGSERWFGKGAEGHIRICFSTSQEILEEGLNRIITSF; from the coding sequence ATGTTCACAAATAACGATATCAACTTTGAAGCTTTAAAGAGAAAAGCATATAATGGCAGATGGGCAACTCTTGAAGACGGAATCATCCCTTTAACAGCTGCAGATCCGGATTTCAGGACTGCACCGGAAATAGAACAGGGAATCATTGAATATATAAAGGACGGATATCTGAGCTACGGCCCATTTTCCGGACTTCCGGAGTTTAAAAAAAGCGTTGCTGATCATTTTAATCAGGAAAAGCATGGGAGTTTCTCTCCTGAAAATGTATTGGCTGTTAACAGTGCTGCACAGGGAATGTTTCTTATTGCTAAATATGTTTTAAAACCGGGTGATGAAGCCATCATTCTGGATCCTGTAGATTTTTTGTTTAAAAAGTCTGTAGAAACTGCTGGGGGAACTGTAAAGCTATGTCCTGTAGATACTCAAACGGGAGCTATTGATTTCGAAAAAATGATTTCTTTAATCAGTCCCAATACTAAACTGATCAGTATCTGCAATCCACATAACCCACTGGGAAAAGTTTATTCTAAGGAAACATTGAAAAAGGTTTCGGAGATTGCTTCTGCTCATGACTTATGGGTAATGAGTGATGAAATCTGGAGTGATATTATTTATGATAACAGAGATTTTCACACGTATTCATCTGTATCTGAAGAGGCCAAAAGAAAAAGTTTTACGGTTTATGGTTTTTCAAAGTCTTTTGGAATTGCTGGATTGAGAATTGGAGCGGTATTGTGTAATGATCAGGAAATTCTTGAAGACTTCACAGAAAAATCCAGCTTCAACTCTACCATAGAAGGGGTTTCCACATTATCACAGATTGCGGGAAGTGTAGCTTTGGAAAAAGCCAAGCCTTGGTATAAAGAGTTTCTAAATCACTTACAACACAATAGAGATCTGGCTTTTCAGCTTTTGAATGGATCGGGCCTTGTTACCCCTAATCTTCCCGAAGCTACTTTTGTATTATTTCCAAAGATTGAGAACGGAATGTCCAGCGAACAGTTTGCCCAACATGTTCTACAACATGGAAAAGTAGCCATTGTTCCAGGCTCAGAAAGATGGTTCGGAAAAGGAGCAGAAGGACATATAAGAATTTGTTTTTCAACTTCGCAGGAAATTCTAGAAGAAGGTCTTAACAGAATCATTACCAGCTTTTAA
- a CDS encoding FAD-dependent monooxygenase has translation MSRKISPEKITYNATVIPSDIEKGKLIHSDGTDIDADVAIVSDGSKSRIRRTLFKDEKMRQVRENEVVNIIKDEEIAASIENDFIKFHHDQGGLTFGILKLSPDTILWYSQFDNEKYQINKFNTDHLKKYMLEVFADWHPLVTSIIKKSSYENVHLWCVYELENLNPFYKDNIVFIGDAAHPLIPFTSQGVTSALKDSFTLTKYLVEENNTNEAFRKYETERKPEIETHINNGRILLNQFLLPTDQQTDNILPISYK, from the coding sequence TTGTCCAGAAAAATCTCTCCTGAGAAAATAACGTACAATGCAACTGTAATTCCTTCTGATATTGAAAAAGGAAAGCTGATACATTCTGACGGAACTGATATTGATGCAGACGTAGCCATTGTTTCTGATGGTTCTAAAAGCCGTATCAGAAGAACGCTTTTTAAAGATGAAAAAATGCGACAAGTCAGAGAAAATGAAGTGGTTAACATTATTAAAGATGAAGAAATTGCTGCTTCTATTGAGAACGACTTCATAAAATTCCATCATGATCAGGGTGGACTTACTTTTGGAATTCTAAAATTGTCTCCAGATACTATTCTTTGGTATTCTCAATTCGACAATGAAAAATACCAGATCAACAAATTCAATACTGATCATCTAAAGAAATATATGCTGGAAGTTTTTGCAGACTGGCATCCTTTGGTAACCTCAATTATCAAAAAATCGAGCTATGAAAACGTACATTTATGGTGTGTGTATGAACTGGAAAACCTCAACCCTTTTTATAAAGACAATATTGTATTCATTGGTGATGCAGCTCATCCACTCATTCCTTTTACAAGCCAGGGAGTTACCTCAGCACTGAAAGATTCTTTTACACTGACGAAATATTTAGTTGAAGAAAATAATACCAATGAAGCTTTCCGAAAATATGAAACTGAAAGAAAACCTGAAATAGAAACTCATATCAATAATGGCAGGATACTATTGAATCAGTTCCTTCTTCCGACAGATCAACAAACAGATAATATTTTACCTATATCATACAAATAA
- a CDS encoding tryptophanase, which yields MNLPYAEPFRIKMVEEIRQSTRAEREQWLKEANYNLFNLKSSQVFIDLLTDSGTGAMSDRQWAALMTGDESYAGSRSFEQLQNTVERITGFKYLLPTHQGRAAENVLFSVLVKEGNVVPGNSHFDTTKGHIEFRKAHAIDCTIDEAFDINDPHPFKGNINLEKLEEVYKSHPKENIPFCLVTITCNSSGGQPVSLENMKAVKALSDQYGIPVFFDSARFAENAYFIKKREQGQENRSIKEICKEIFSYGDGMTMSSKKDGLVNIGGFIALNSEEIFRKASNFTIIYEGFITYGGMAGRDMAALAVGLDEATEFAYLESRISQVEYLGNKLIEYGIPVQKPIGGHAVFIDSLNFLPNVSREEYPAQTLGLEIYKEAGIRTVEIGTLLADRDPETRQNRYPKLELVRLAIPRRTYTNNHMDYIAAAIKNVYERREEIAKGYKITWEPEILRHFTVQLEKA from the coding sequence ATGAATTTACCTTACGCGGAACCTTTCCGCATTAAAATGGTGGAAGAAATCCGCCAATCTACCAGAGCTGAAAGAGAACAATGGCTTAAAGAAGCTAATTATAACCTCTTCAATTTAAAATCTTCACAAGTTTTTATCGATCTTTTAACAGATTCCGGAACCGGAGCGATGTCTGACAGACAATGGGCTGCATTAATGACCGGGGATGAAAGTTACGCGGGATCCCGTTCTTTTGAACAACTCCAAAATACTGTTGAAAGAATCACCGGCTTCAAATATTTATTGCCTACTCACCAGGGAAGAGCTGCTGAAAATGTTCTTTTCTCCGTTTTGGTAAAAGAGGGAAATGTAGTTCCGGGAAACTCTCATTTTGATACTACAAAAGGACATATTGAATTTAGAAAGGCACATGCCATAGATTGCACTATTGACGAGGCTTTTGACATCAATGACCCTCACCCTTTCAAAGGAAATATCAATCTTGAAAAACTAGAAGAAGTTTATAAAAGCCATCCTAAGGAAAATATTCCTTTCTGCCTAGTTACTATTACTTGTAATTCTTCCGGAGGGCAACCTGTATCTTTAGAGAACATGAAGGCCGTAAAAGCTCTTTCTGACCAATATGGTATTCCTGTATTTTTTGATTCAGCAAGATTTGCAGAAAACGCTTACTTCATTAAGAAAAGAGAGCAGGGGCAAGAAAACAGAAGCATTAAAGAGATCTGTAAAGAAATTTTCTCTTATGGCGACGGAATGACGATGAGTTCTAAAAAAGACGGTCTGGTGAACATTGGAGGATTTATTGCTCTGAACAGTGAAGAAATTTTCAGAAAAGCATCCAATTTCACCATTATCTACGAAGGATTTATTACCTATGGAGGAATGGCTGGAAGAGATATGGCTGCATTAGCGGTAGGCCTTGATGAAGCTACCGAATTTGCTTATCTGGAAAGCAGAATTTCTCAGGTAGAATATTTGGGAAACAAACTGATCGAATATGGAATTCCTGTGCAGAAACCTATTGGAGGGCACGCTGTTTTCATCGATTCTTTAAACTTTCTCCCCAATGTTTCCCGTGAGGAATATCCGGCGCAAACACTAGGCCTTGAAATCTATAAGGAAGCAGGAATCAGAACCGTAGAAATTGGAACCCTATTGGCAGACAGAGATCCTGAAACAAGACAAAACCGTTATCCTAAACTGGAGCTGGTACGCCTTGCAATCCCGAGAAGAACTTATACCAACAATCATATGGACTATATTGCTGCTGCAATAAAGAATGTATATGAAAGACGTGAAGAAATTGCGAAAGGGTATAAAATCACTTGGGAACCAGAAATTTTAAGACACTTTACCGTACAGCTTGAAAAGGCATAA
- a CDS encoding DUF502 domain-containing protein, producing the protein MKKPSFESIANLFLKNFFQGLVIIGPIGLTIFVIWYIVSAIDNLIPSLAKQIPGLVFVSIILLTAILGYLGNKFVVGRFFFDTMDSLLEKTPGVKHIYTPTKDVMSSFVGDKKKFNDPVWVKTNENPEIWRIGFLTQKEMSDVDKHNYVAVYLPHSYAISGWVIVTEEKNIKPVVGMTAASAMKFAVSGGVAGFHSDENIFKAPE; encoded by the coding sequence TTGAAGAAACCAAGCTTTGAAAGTATTGCCAATCTATTCCTGAAAAACTTCTTTCAGGGGCTGGTTATTATTGGCCCAATTGGACTGACAATTTTTGTAATCTGGTATATTGTAAGCGCCATTGACAATCTTATCCCGTCTCTTGCCAAGCAAATCCCAGGGCTTGTTTTCGTATCAATCATATTACTGACTGCTATTTTAGGCTATCTTGGAAATAAATTTGTGGTCGGAAGATTCTTTTTCGATACCATGGATAGTTTACTGGAAAAAACACCTGGAGTAAAGCATATTTATACTCCAACAAAGGATGTTATGTCTTCTTTTGTGGGTGACAAGAAAAAATTCAACGATCCTGTATGGGTTAAAACCAATGAAAATCCGGAGATTTGGAGAATTGGCTTTTTAACTCAAAAAGAAATGTCGGACGTTGACAAGCATAATTACGTTGCGGTATATTTGCCCCATTCTTATGCCATCTCGGGCTGGGTAATTGTTACTGAAGAAAAAAACATCAAACCTGTAGTGGGAATGACTGCAGCTTCTGCCATGAAGTTTGCAGTAAGTGGCGGCGTTGCCGGATTTCATTCTGATGAAAATATATTTAAAGCGCCGGAATAA
- a CDS encoding tRNA-(ms[2]io[6]A)-hydroxylase, producing the protein MFKLKLPTDPRWANIAEGNIEEILTDHAWCEQKAATNAIGLITMLPEYPEIVTELLAIAQEELDHFNQVHEIIKKRGYTFGRARKDDYVNELAKFIIQGSREDLIVDKMLFAAMIEARSCERFKVLTENIKDEELKTFYKELMISEANHYTTFIGFARQLGDPEKVNERWEAWLEYEANIIKSYGNKETIHG; encoded by the coding sequence ATGTTTAAGTTGAAACTCCCAACCGATCCAAGGTGGGCAAACATTGCGGAAGGAAACATCGAAGAAATTTTAACAGATCATGCCTGGTGTGAGCAAAAAGCGGCCACCAATGCGATTGGCCTGATCACTATGCTTCCAGAATATCCAGAGATTGTTACAGAACTTCTTGCTATTGCCCAGGAAGAACTGGATCATTTTAATCAGGTTCATGAGATCATCAAAAAACGAGGGTACACATTTGGAAGAGCCAGAAAGGATGATTATGTAAATGAGTTGGCGAAATTTATTATTCAAGGAAGCAGAGAGGATCTTATTGTAGACAAAATGCTTTTTGCTGCGATGATTGAAGCCAGAAGCTGTGAGAGATTCAAGGTTCTTACTGAAAACATTAAGGATGAAGAACTTAAAACTTTCTACAAAGAGCTTATGATTTCTGAAGCGAACCATTATACAACTTTCATTGGATTTGCAAGACAGCTTGGTGATCCTGAAAAAGTAAATGAAAGATGGGAAGCGTGGTTAGAATATGAAGCTAATATCATTAAATCCTACGGAAATAAAGAAACCATTCATGGTTAA
- a CDS encoding porin, with protein sequence MNINRKFCFSIGYLLLFIGAGKMQAQETKDSLEVLVKPYASLRGHLAVYDQKMEMQENASRIGMELTIKKGNLGFIAGGEIQLNMFKGGTSFNVDGNLSGGFLTVESAQKQQVFGNRLGYLGLDFGKFGTLTIGKQWSVYRDVTAYTDRFNVFGSRASATFIGGTDGGETGTGRADQSVIYRNHFGSWYVGGQILARGGNNGKFIDGFGASLQYEIIENFFAGAAFNRALLSDNLVNNGKIIGLEGQPTYFSLGTKYIGKTIDFSIVGILQKNGDFSHGSYRDPDMGTLPFTTVFNAKGLEIFGKYKFQKFSVLTGYNLYVPDLKSMNETFNQYSLDPGFKKNDIIIGLSYSPFKFAQIYSEQRFSMGKTSTGEREKSVFTLGLRLDLSGSFNKKFSL encoded by the coding sequence ATGAACATAAATAGAAAATTCTGTTTCTCAATAGGATATTTATTACTTTTTATAGGTGCAGGAAAGATGCAGGCGCAAGAGACAAAAGATTCCCTTGAAGTCTTAGTAAAACCTTACGCGAGTCTTCGTGGGCATCTGGCTGTGTACGATCAGAAGATGGAGATGCAGGAAAATGCTTCCCGAATTGGAATGGAGCTTACTATAAAAAAAGGAAATCTGGGATTCATTGCAGGTGGTGAGATTCAGTTGAATATGTTTAAAGGAGGAACCTCCTTTAATGTAGACGGGAATTTATCAGGAGGCTTTCTTACTGTAGAATCTGCTCAGAAACAACAGGTTTTTGGAAACCGATTGGGATATCTGGGACTGGATTTTGGTAAATTTGGAACGCTTACTATTGGAAAGCAGTGGAGTGTTTACCGTGATGTTACTGCGTATACTGATCGATTTAATGTTTTTGGATCAAGGGCATCTGCTACATTTATCGGGGGGACAGATGGTGGCGAAACCGGAACCGGCCGTGCAGATCAATCGGTTATTTACAGGAATCATTTCGGATCATGGTATGTGGGCGGACAAATTCTTGCGAGAGGAGGTAATAACGGCAAATTTATAGATGGATTCGGAGCTTCGCTTCAATACGAAATTATAGAGAATTTCTTTGCTGGAGCAGCTTTTAACAGGGCATTACTTAGTGATAATCTCGTCAATAATGGAAAGATCATTGGTCTTGAAGGACAACCCACTTATTTTTCTTTGGGAACTAAGTATATTGGAAAGACAATCGATTTTAGTATTGTAGGGATACTGCAGAAAAATGGCGACTTTTCTCATGGTTCTTATAGGGATCCTGATATGGGAACATTGCCATTTACTACCGTTTTCAATGCTAAAGGATTAGAAATATTCGGAAAATATAAATTTCAAAAATTTTCTGTCTTAACGGGGTATAATTTGTATGTTCCCGATCTAAAATCTATGAATGAAACTTTTAATCAATATAGCCTTGATCCTGGATTTAAAAAGAATGATATCATTATCGGACTTTCTTATTCTCCTTTTAAATTTGCTCAAATTTACAGTGAACAGAGATTCTCTATGGGGAAAACATCAACAGGAGAAAGAGAGAAAAGTGTTTTCACTTTAGGTCTTAGACTTGATCTTTCAGGAAGCTTTAATAAGAAATTTAGTCTTTAA
- a CDS encoding acyltransferase family protein: MNRDLYIDFAKGLATLSIIFIHTAFWSGQFYIPAEVRVFSLVFDVALFYALSGITSGANIEKTLYRLLKLQITYMIFVTFLFFLDYFFKVFGLTFFSMEWLQNFYSTFGSKYSTTSVSTIPQWQNLGNWYLHQYTNADTFPVVMGSFWYLKVYYILTVLGVLILRFFPRHINWFIGLCIGLTLLFNIFPEYYPTGQVGYVAFYMAVFLIGNRMRGKKIPTKFIPVLYTLVATALIWMFWYYGNEIFYKINKNKFPPQIPYIIWAQFSLVTLFVLYNRLKVTKENLITYIGKNAIFFYFAQGISSSLVYFLVVPLKENMPWWILMIVIYVINIILAFIISSGLKKIDALGWSILEFLRKKTAIKD, from the coding sequence ATGAACAGAGATCTCTATATTGACTTTGCCAAAGGACTGGCTACCCTATCTATTATCTTTATCCATACAGCTTTCTGGTCTGGACAGTTTTATATTCCTGCAGAAGTAAGAGTCTTTTCTCTTGTTTTTGATGTGGCTCTATTTTATGCTTTGAGCGGAATTACTTCAGGAGCCAATATTGAGAAAACACTCTATAGATTATTAAAATTACAGATCACTTATATGATCTTTGTGACTTTTCTATTCTTTTTAGATTACTTTTTTAAAGTATTTGGTCTCACTTTCTTTTCTATGGAGTGGCTACAGAATTTTTATTCCACCTTTGGGTCAAAGTACTCCACCACCAGTGTTTCAACGATACCTCAATGGCAGAATCTCGGAAACTGGTACCTTCATCAATATACCAATGCGGATACATTTCCTGTAGTTATGGGAAGCTTCTGGTATCTGAAGGTCTATTATATCCTTACTGTTCTTGGCGTATTAATCTTAAGATTTTTCCCAAGACACATCAACTGGTTTATTGGACTTTGCATTGGCCTAACGTTATTATTTAATATTTTTCCGGAATACTATCCAACAGGCCAGGTTGGTTACGTTGCTTTCTATATGGCAGTTTTCTTAATTGGAAACAGAATGCGTGGAAAAAAAATCCCAACTAAATTCATTCCGGTACTATATACACTTGTAGCTACAGCTTTAATATGGATGTTCTGGTATTATGGAAATGAAATTTTCTATAAAATCAATAAAAATAAGTTTCCGCCGCAAATCCCTTATATCATCTGGGCACAATTCTCACTGGTTACTTTGTTTGTTCTTTACAACAGATTAAAGGTTACCAAGGAAAATCTTATCACATACATTGGTAAAAATGCCATTTTCTTCTATTTCGCTCAGGGAATAAGCTCCTCTTTAGTTTATTTTTTGGTAGTTCCGTTGAAAGAAAATATGCCTTGGTGGATCTTAATGATCGTTATTTATGTCATTAATATCATTTTAGCATTCATTATTTCTTCAGGATTAAAAAAAATAGATGCATTGGGTTGGAGTATTCTCGAGTTTTTAAGAAAAAAAACAGCCATTAAAGACTAA